In a single window of the Scyliorhinus torazame isolate Kashiwa2021f chromosome 2, sScyTor2.1, whole genome shotgun sequence genome:
- the LOC140387221 gene encoding inhibin beta B chain-like: MNYLVGEMRLFGASCLLAMLALCAGYTAAPAAGASPPSTPGSCTACGLGQREEASPDDSLFLEAVKRHILERLQMRRRPNITHPVPKAALVTALRKLHSGRMGADGRLQIPNLDGHATLNSRNELQEQSSEIISFAETDPLPSSNSRLFFLISNEGKQNLFVQQANLWLYLKLLPPGAGKGSRRRVTVRIWYREAGSGPGQWAWLEKRVELKRSSWHTFPMTQAIQAQFQRGERRHDLGVECQSCGGLAVAPVLVDSSDESHRPFLVVQARALDAKHRIRKRGLECDGRTSLCCRQQFYIDFRLIGWNDWIIAPTGYYGNYCEGSCPAYMAGAPGSASSFHTAVVNQYRMRGMNPGTMNSCCIPTKLSTMSMLYFDDEYNIVKRDVPNMIVEECGCA; the protein is encoded by the exons ATGAACTATTTGGTTGGGGAGATGAGGCTGTTTGGAGCGAGCTGCTTGCTGGCGATGCTGGCGCTGTGTGCCGGCTACACTGCGGCCCCCGCAGCCGGAGCGtcgcccccctccaccccgggcTCCTGCACGGCTTGCGGGCTGGGCCAGCGAGAGGAGGCGAGCCCGGACGACTCGCTCTTCCTGGAAGCCGTCAAGAGGCACATCCTGGAGCGGCTGCAGATGCGGCGCAGGCCCAACATCACCCACCCGGTGCCCAAAGCCGCCCTGGTCACCGCTCTGAGGAAGCTGCACTCCGGCAGGATGGGGGCGGACGGCCGCCTGCAGATCCCCAACTTGGACGGGCATGCCACCCTCAACTCCAGGAATGAACTGCAGGAACAGAGCTCGGAGATCATCAGCTTCGCAGAGACAG ATCCGCTGCCTTCATCCAATTCCCGCCTCTTCTTCCTGATTTCGAACGAGGGGAAGCAGAACCTGTTTGTGCAACAAGCCAACCTGTGGTTGTACCTGAAGCTGCTGCCGCCCGGGGCGGGAAAGGGCAGCCGGCGCCGGGTGACGGTGAGGATCTGGTACCGGGAGGCGGGCAgcggccctgggcagtgggcatggCTGGAGAAGCGGGTGGAGCTGAAGAGGAGCAGCTGGCACACCTTCCCCATGACCCAGGCCATCCAGGCTCAAttccagcggggggagaggaggcaCGACCTGGGAGTGGAGTGCCAGAGCTGCGGGGGGCTGGCCGTGGCCCCCGTGCTGGTGGACAGCTCGGACGAGTCCCATCGGCCCTTCCTGGTGGTGCAAGCCCGCGCCCTCGACGCCAAGCACCGCATCCGCAAACGGGGGCTGGAGTGCGACGGCAGGACCAGCCTGTGCTGCCGCCAGCAGTTTTACATCGACTTCCGACTCATTGGGTGGAACGACTGGATCATCGCCCCCACCGGCTACTACGGCAACTACTGCGAGGGCAGCTGCCCTGCCTACATGGCCGGGGCGCCAGGCTCGGCTTCGTCCTTCCACACCGCCGTGGTGAACCAGTATCGAATGAGGGGCATGAACCCCGGCACCATGAACTCCTGCTGCATCCCAACGAAGCTCAGCACCATGTCCATGCTCTACTTCGACGACGAGTACAACATTGTGAAGAGGGACGTGCCCAATATGATTGTGGAAGAGTGTGGCTGTGCATGA